The following are encoded together in the Deinococcus soli (ex Cha et al. 2016) genome:
- a CDS encoding DNA-directed RNA polymerase subunit beta, translating into MSLTGKGPRIERFGDIADVIPLPNLTEIQVNSFRAFLQADRAPDGRENVGLQSAFKEVFPIDETEKGRSTGLVLDFLEYRLGEPPYTPEECREKDVTYQAPMYAKLQLIHKDSGLIKEDQVFLGDLPLMTEDGSFVINGADRVIISQIHRSPGVYFTSSYKGIKKMYTGAIIPMPKRGPWIELEFAGGILEMKVNKRKFPVAMLLRVLGYDDASLKALFTEFEPDMELPEDKSAGMGADEALLRLFTVLRPGDPPKRDKAIQYLYGLLADPRRYDLGEPGRFKMNTKLGVQREERTLLNFEDGKFTDAGLVDTIRYLMALQYGRETVSMADSDGVLHDVPVGEDDIDHLGNRRVRTVGELLADQLRVGMGRMARGVRERMLLGNPDAATPTKLVNNRPIVAAMREFFGRSQLSQFKDQTNPLSDLRHKRRISALGPGGLTRERAGFDVRDVHRTHYGRICPIETPEGANIGLISSLASYAKVNDLGFIEAPYRKVENGRVSDDVIYMTADIEDRYTVAQANSPLQPDGTFSDERVLARRKGDPLWYTPEEVDYMDVSPKQIVSINTSLIPFLEHDDANRALMGSNMQSQAVPLVRADSPAVGTGVERRVVTDSGTSVVSDVTGRVTYVDARNIQVTLTEDAPAIGYSAGNVRTFELVRFTRSNQGTNLDQHPIVDIGDTVSAGQVIADGPASDLGRLALGQNITIAIMPFDGFNFEDAICISEGLVRKDFYTSVHIEKDEIEARDTKLGPEKITRDIPGLSEAALRDLDEDGIVRVGAEVKPGDILVGKTSFKGESEPTPEERLLRSIFGEKAREVKDTSLRVQSGQGGIVVKTVRFRRGDEGVDLKPGVREMVRVYVAQKRQLQVGDKVANRHGNKGVVSKIMAPEDMPYLEDGTPVDLVFNPLGVPSRMNLGQILETHLGEVARLTGQKFETPVFDSVTEATIKEMLEVAAAERIQRNKDDGFELDKREQEVLDRAAKLGVISDTSGDYEKSQMELSRTGKSVLYDGRTGEPISGPVVVGTMYVMKLYHMVEDKLHARSTGPYSLITQQPLGGKAQFGGQRFGEMEVWALEAYGAAHVLQEMLTIKSDDIDGRDAAYQSIVKGEEVSGSTIPESFKVLVKELHSLGLDVEVLDNGDKAVDIFEGMMPKR; encoded by the coding sequence ATGAGTTTGACCGGTAAAGGACCCCGCATCGAGCGATTCGGTGACATCGCGGACGTGATTCCGCTTCCCAACCTGACCGAGATTCAGGTGAACTCCTTCAGGGCCTTCCTGCAGGCCGACCGGGCCCCCGACGGCCGCGAGAACGTCGGGCTGCAGAGTGCCTTCAAGGAAGTCTTCCCCATCGACGAGACCGAGAAGGGCCGCTCAACGGGCCTGGTGCTGGACTTCCTGGAGTACCGTCTGGGCGAGCCGCCCTACACCCCCGAGGAGTGCCGCGAGAAGGACGTCACCTACCAGGCGCCCATGTACGCCAAGCTCCAGCTGATCCACAAGGACAGCGGCCTGATCAAGGAAGACCAGGTGTTCCTGGGCGACCTGCCCCTGATGACCGAGGACGGCAGCTTCGTCATCAACGGCGCGGACCGCGTGATCATCTCCCAGATCCACCGCAGCCCCGGCGTGTACTTCACCAGCTCCTACAAGGGCATCAAGAAGATGTACACCGGCGCGATCATCCCCATGCCCAAGCGCGGCCCCTGGATCGAACTGGAGTTCGCGGGCGGCATCCTGGAAATGAAGGTCAACAAGCGCAAGTTCCCCGTGGCGATGCTGCTGCGCGTCCTGGGCTACGACGACGCCAGCCTCAAGGCGCTGTTCACGGAGTTCGAGCCGGACATGGAACTCCCCGAGGACAAGAGCGCGGGCATGGGCGCCGACGAGGCCCTGCTGCGCCTGTTCACGGTCCTGCGCCCCGGCGATCCGCCCAAGCGCGACAAGGCCATCCAGTACCTGTACGGGCTGCTGGCCGACCCCCGCCGCTACGACCTGGGCGAACCCGGCCGCTTCAAGATGAACACCAAGCTGGGCGTGCAGCGTGAAGAGCGCACCCTGCTGAACTTCGAGGACGGCAAGTTCACGGACGCCGGCCTGGTGGACACCATCCGCTACCTGATGGCGCTGCAGTACGGCCGCGAGACCGTCAGCATGGCCGACAGCGACGGCGTGCTGCACGACGTGCCCGTGGGCGAGGACGACATCGACCACCTCGGCAACCGCCGCGTGCGCACCGTGGGCGAACTGCTCGCCGACCAGCTGCGCGTGGGCATGGGCCGCATGGCGCGTGGCGTGCGCGAGCGCATGCTGCTGGGCAACCCCGACGCCGCGACCCCCACGAAACTCGTGAACAACCGCCCCATCGTGGCGGCCATGCGCGAATTCTTCGGCCGCAGCCAGCTCAGCCAGTTCAAGGACCAGACCAACCCCCTGTCGGACCTGCGCCACAAGCGCCGTATCTCCGCGCTGGGGCCGGGCGGTCTGACCCGCGAACGCGCCGGCTTCGACGTGCGCGACGTGCACCGGACCCACTACGGTCGCATCTGCCCGATCGAGACGCCCGAAGGCGCCAACATCGGCCTGATCTCCTCGCTGGCCTCCTACGCGAAGGTGAACGACCTGGGCTTCATCGAGGCCCCGTACCGCAAGGTCGAGAACGGCCGCGTCAGCGACGACGTGATCTACATGACCGCCGACATCGAGGACCGCTACACCGTCGCGCAGGCGAACAGCCCGCTGCAGCCGGACGGCACCTTCAGTGACGAGCGCGTCCTGGCCCGCCGCAAGGGCGACCCGCTGTGGTACACCCCGGAAGAAGTGGACTACATGGACGTGTCCCCCAAGCAGATCGTGTCCATCAACACGTCCCTGATTCCCTTCCTGGAGCACGACGACGCCAACCGCGCGCTCATGGGTTCCAACATGCAGTCGCAGGCCGTGCCGCTCGTGCGCGCCGACAGCCCCGCCGTGGGCACCGGCGTCGAGCGCCGCGTGGTGACCGACAGCGGCACCAGCGTCGTGAGCGACGTGACCGGCCGCGTGACGTACGTGGACGCCCGCAACATCCAGGTCACCCTGACCGAGGACGCGCCCGCCATCGGCTACAGCGCCGGCAACGTCCGCACCTTCGAACTCGTGCGCTTCACGCGCAGCAACCAGGGCACCAACCTCGACCAGCACCCCATCGTGGACATCGGTGACACGGTGAGCGCCGGTCAGGTCATCGCCGACGGTCCCGCCAGCGACCTCGGTCGCCTCGCGCTGGGTCAGAACATCACCATCGCGATCATGCCCTTCGACGGCTTCAACTTCGAAGACGCGATCTGCATCAGCGAGGGCCTGGTCCGCAAGGACTTCTACACCAGCGTGCACATCGAGAAGGACGAGATCGAGGCGCGCGACACCAAGCTCGGGCCCGAGAAGATCACCCGCGACATCCCCGGCCTCAGTGAGGCCGCGCTGCGCGACCTCGACGAGGACGGCATCGTCCGCGTGGGCGCCGAAGTCAAACCCGGCGACATCCTTGTCGGCAAGACCAGCTTCAAGGGCGAAAGCGAACCCACCCCTGAAGAGCGCCTCCTGCGTTCGATCTTCGGTGAGAAGGCCCGCGAAGTGAAGGACACCTCGCTGCGCGTGCAGTCCGGCCAGGGCGGCATCGTCGTGAAAACCGTCCGCTTCCGCCGCGGCGACGAAGGCGTGGACCTCAAGCCCGGCGTGCGTGAAATGGTCCGCGTGTACGTGGCCCAGAAACGCCAGCTGCAGGTAGGCGACAAGGTCGCCAACCGCCACGGGAACAAGGGCGTGGTCTCCAAGATCATGGCCCCCGAGGACATGCCCTACCTCGAAGATGGCACCCCCGTCGACCTCGTGTTCAACCCCCTGGGTGTGCCCTCGCGCATGAACCTCGGGCAGATCCTGGAAACCCACCTGGGTGAAGTGGCCCGCCTCACGGGGCAGAAATTCGAGACGCCGGTCTTCGACTCCGTCACCGAAGCGACCATCAAGGAAATGCTTGAGGTGGCCGCCGCCGAACGCATCCAGCGCAACAAGGACGACGGCTTCGAACTCGACAAGCGCGAGCAGGAAGTCCTCGACCGCGCCGCGAAACTCGGCGTGATCAGCGACACCAGCGGCGACTACGAGAAATCCCAGATGGAACTCAGCCGCACCGGCAAGAGCGTCCTGTACGACGGCCGCACCGGCGAACCCATCAGCGGCCCCGTCGTGGTCGGCACCATGTACGTCATGAAGCTGTACCACATGGTGGAAGACAAACTGCACGCCCGCTCCACCGGCCCCTACAGCCTCATCACCCAGCAGCCCCTCGGCGGGAAGGCCCAGTTCGGCGGCCAGCGCTTCGGGGAAATGGAAGTGTGGGCGCTCGAAGCGTACGGCGCCGCGCACGTCCTGCAGGAAATGCTCACCATCAAGTCCGACGACATCGACGGCCGCGACGCCGCGTACCAGAGCATCGTCAAGGGCGAGGAAGTCTCGGGCAGCACCATCCCCGAGTCGTTCAAGGTGCTCGTCAAGGAACTTCACTCGCTGGGCCTCGACGTCGAAGTGCTCGACAACGGCGACAAGGCCGTCGACATCTTCGAAGGCATGATGCCCAAGCGCTAA
- a CDS encoding DNA-directed RNA polymerase subunit beta': MKDFNKVRIAIASPEKIREWSFGEVEKPETINYRTLKPEREGLFDERIFGPQKDYECACGKYKRQRYEGKVCERCGVEVTSSKVRRYRMGHIDLATPAAHIWYVKDTPSKIGTLLDLSAGQLEKVLYFSSFLVTDPRNAQKDGRPLKRGELLSDDEYRELRFGRQETYSIPNGTDAEIRDGEYVTRGQILGGNVVSKMDGLAQYRFPRRAIIAYSEEVEATLPVPAEALVEQDAFRAGEILAELESDVQITAPVDGTVVLHEMGEDSVMVELREGVDEEGTPSGEVLARVYIPHGMNVQVVHGEIVEAGATLADAASGTRLRVSRDSRLSGVTFPKKKGDVQVTAHWTRRAEYPINPTMHVLIGDGSEVKRGQKVVGAIDKEEEIVADADGTITLHNPASIIVSKAKVYAYNDEPLVVNGDRVEPGDELADGGDLRSEISGRIEIDLVRKQVRVIESYDFDAKMGAEAVKELLDDLDLDQLEVELNEMMKDSSRHKRAKARKRLEVTRAFKRSGNHPSWMILNTVPVMPPDLRPMVQVDGGRFATSDLNDLYRRLINRNNRLKKLMSQGAPDMIIRNEKRMLQEAVDALIDNGRRGSPVTNPGSDRSLRSLTDLLGGKQGRFRQNLLGKRVDYSGRSVIVVGPQLKLHQCGVPKRMALELFKPFLFKVLEEKGEVTNIKQARKMLERYRDTRDSVWDALEEVIEDKVVLLNRAPTLHRLGIQAFEPVLVEGQSIQLHPLVCEAFNADFDGDQMAIHVPLSAQAQAEARIQMLSAHNLLSPANGEPNVKPSRDIILGIFTLTLLRKDNLGAGSEFADEQAALAALDGGKVALNSPIVVAGQETSPGRLKYIFSNPDEAVMAVERGEIDHQDYVRIRLNGVTYDTSAGRVMFRRIVQEALGMQAHLVDTLVNLETAYEKDHLKDMVMACFKHLGIEATAGLLDGLKDAGFKLSTTSGITIGIDDIVIPPAKTEILAEADAKVAEIEQNFEFGFMTEEERYKQVVQLWNDTKDEVKNAMFDNFGKNYPFNPLWIMSLSGARGNAQQITQLAGMRGLMARPDGSTIEVPIRASFREGLSVLEYFISTHGARKGGADTALRTADSGYLTRKLVDVAHEVVVRDVDCGTTDYTVMPLGATDERTGEWRTRKSSEIETSIYGRTLSDAVEVDGRTIEAGEMLSLEDVKAITKSAKALQSVFIRTPLNCRVKSGVCQKCYGYDLSQAKPVSMGEAVGVVAAESIGEPGTQLTMRTFHTGGVAGSGGGDITMGLPRVIELFEARKPKTSAAVADRDGVVRIEEDEERYLVRIEADDDQYSSKTAMKISKGLRMIVKDGDRVEAGQPLTRGAINPHDLLLYKDTDAAQRYLVEEVQRVYRSQGVKVHDKHIEVIVRQMLRWVEITDGGDTELLEGQTVERWEVDQANDLLEEGQTPSSWKPVLLGITKSSLTTKSWLSAASFQHTTHVLTEASMKGQVDDLIGLKENVILGKLIPAGTGLQTVRDMQVADERTLEKYGEGSTSTDSVTGNRSYDDTRPGVVNENVTYTN, translated from the coding sequence ATGAAAGATTTCAACAAAGTTCGTATCGCCATCGCCAGCCCGGAGAAGATCCGCGAGTGGTCGTTCGGCGAGGTTGAAAAGCCCGAAACCATCAACTACCGCACCCTGAAACCCGAGCGCGAAGGTCTGTTCGACGAGCGCATCTTCGGGCCGCAGAAGGACTACGAGTGCGCCTGCGGGAAGTACAAGCGCCAGCGCTACGAGGGCAAGGTCTGCGAGCGCTGCGGCGTTGAGGTCACGAGCAGCAAGGTGCGCCGCTACCGCATGGGTCACATCGACCTGGCGACGCCCGCCGCGCACATCTGGTACGTGAAGGACACCCCCAGCAAGATCGGCACGCTGCTCGACCTCTCGGCCGGTCAGCTGGAGAAGGTGCTGTACTTCAGCTCCTTCCTGGTCACCGACCCCCGCAACGCCCAGAAGGACGGTCGGCCCCTCAAGCGCGGCGAGCTGCTGAGCGACGACGAGTACCGTGAACTGCGCTTCGGCCGTCAGGAAACGTACTCCATCCCGAACGGCACCGACGCCGAGATCCGTGACGGCGAGTACGTCACGCGCGGTCAGATCCTGGGCGGCAACGTCGTCAGCAAGATGGACGGCCTGGCGCAGTACCGCTTCCCCCGCCGGGCGATCATCGCGTACAGCGAGGAAGTCGAGGCGACCCTGCCCGTGCCCGCCGAGGCGCTGGTCGAGCAGGATGCCTTCCGCGCCGGTGAGATCCTCGCCGAGCTGGAAAGCGACGTGCAAATCACCGCGCCCGTGGACGGCACCGTCGTGCTGCACGAGATGGGCGAGGACAGCGTCATGGTCGAGCTGCGCGAGGGCGTGGACGAGGAAGGCACCCCCAGCGGTGAAGTCCTGGCCCGCGTGTACATCCCGCACGGCATGAACGTGCAGGTCGTGCACGGCGAGATCGTCGAGGCCGGCGCCACCCTGGCCGACGCCGCGAGCGGCACCCGCCTGCGCGTCAGCCGCGACAGCCGCCTGTCCGGCGTCACCTTCCCCAAGAAGAAGGGCGACGTGCAGGTCACGGCGCACTGGACGCGCCGCGCCGAGTACCCCATCAACCCCACCATGCACGTCCTGATCGGGGACGGCAGCGAGGTCAAGAGGGGCCAGAAGGTCGTGGGCGCGATCGACAAGGAAGAGGAGATCGTCGCGGACGCCGACGGCACCATCACCCTGCACAACCCCGCCAGCATCATCGTCAGCAAGGCGAAGGTCTACGCGTACAACGACGAGCCCCTCGTCGTGAACGGCGACCGCGTCGAGCCCGGTGACGAACTCGCCGACGGGGGCGACCTGCGCAGCGAGATCAGCGGCCGCATCGAGATCGACCTCGTGCGCAAGCAGGTGCGCGTCATCGAGTCCTACGACTTCGACGCCAAGATGGGCGCCGAGGCCGTCAAGGAACTGCTCGACGACCTCGACCTCGATCAGCTGGAAGTCGAGCTGAACGAGATGATGAAGGACTCCAGCCGCCACAAGCGCGCCAAGGCCCGCAAGCGCCTGGAAGTGACCCGCGCGTTCAAGCGCAGCGGCAACCACCCCAGCTGGATGATCCTGAACACCGTGCCCGTCATGCCCCCGGACCTGCGTCCGATGGTGCAGGTGGACGGCGGCCGCTTCGCGACCTCAGACCTGAACGACCTGTACCGCCGCCTGATCAACCGCAACAACCGCCTGAAGAAGCTCATGAGCCAGGGCGCGCCGGACATGATCATCCGCAACGAGAAGCGCATGCTTCAGGAAGCGGTGGACGCCCTGATCGACAACGGCCGCCGCGGCAGCCCCGTCACGAACCCCGGCTCCGACCGCAGCCTGCGCTCCCTGACCGACCTGCTCGGCGGGAAACAGGGCCGCTTCCGTCAGAACCTGCTCGGGAAGCGCGTGGATTACTCCGGCCGCAGCGTGATCGTGGTCGGCCCGCAGCTGAAACTCCACCAGTGCGGGGTGCCCAAGCGCATGGCGCTCGAACTCTTCAAGCCTTTCCTTTTCAAGGTGCTGGAAGAGAAGGGCGAGGTCACGAACATCAAGCAGGCCCGCAAGATGCTCGAACGCTACCGCGACACCCGCGACAGCGTCTGGGACGCCCTGGAAGAGGTCATCGAGGACAAGGTCGTGCTGCTCAACCGCGCGCCCACCCTGCACCGACTGGGCATCCAGGCCTTCGAGCCCGTGCTCGTCGAGGGTCAGTCCATCCAGCTGCACCCGCTGGTCTGTGAAGCCTTCAACGCCGACTTCGACGGCGACCAGATGGCCATCCACGTCCCCCTGAGCGCCCAGGCGCAGGCCGAGGCGCGCATCCAGATGCTCAGCGCGCATAACCTGCTGTCCCCCGCGAACGGCGAGCCGAACGTCAAGCCCAGCCGCGACATCATCCTGGGGATCTTCACCCTGACCCTGCTGCGCAAGGACAACCTCGGCGCGGGCAGCGAATTCGCCGACGAGCAGGCCGCCCTGGCCGCCCTCGACGGCGGGAAGGTCGCGCTGAACAGCCCCATCGTCGTGGCCGGTCAGGAGACCAGCCCCGGCCGCCTGAAGTACATCTTCAGCAACCCCGACGAGGCCGTCATGGCCGTCGAACGCGGCGAGATCGACCACCAGGACTACGTCCGCATCCGCCTGAACGGCGTCACCTACGACACCAGCGCGGGCCGCGTGATGTTCCGCCGGATCGTGCAGGAAGCCCTGGGCATGCAGGCGCACCTCGTGGACACCCTCGTGAACCTCGAGACCGCCTACGAGAAGGACCACCTCAAGGACATGGTCATGGCGTGCTTCAAGCACCTCGGGATCGAGGCGACTGCCGGGCTGCTCGACGGCCTGAAGGACGCGGGCTTCAAGCTCTCCACGACCTCCGGCATCACCATCGGCATCGACGACATCGTCATCCCGCCCGCCAAGACCGAGATCCTGGCCGAGGCGGACGCCAAGGTCGCCGAGATCGAGCAGAACTTCGAGTTCGGCTTCATGACCGAAGAAGAGCGCTACAAGCAGGTCGTGCAGCTCTGGAACGACACGAAGGACGAAGTCAAGAACGCCATGTTCGACAACTTCGGCAAGAACTACCCCTTCAACCCCCTGTGGATCATGAGCCTCTCCGGCGCCCGTGGTAACGCGCAGCAGATCACGCAGCTCGCCGGGATGCGCGGCCTGATGGCCCGCCCCGACGGCAGCACCATCGAAGTGCCGATCCGCGCCAGCTTCCGCGAGGGTCTGTCGGTGCTGGAATACTTCATCTCCACCCACGGCGCCCGTAAGGGTGGCGCGGACACCGCGCTGCGTACCGCCGACTCCGGCTACCTGACCCGCAAGCTGGTCGACGTGGCCCACGAGGTCGTCGTGCGCGACGTGGACTGCGGCACCACCGACTACACCGTCATGCCCCTGGGCGCGACCGACGAGCGCACCGGCGAGTGGCGCACCCGCAAGAGCAGCGAGATCGAGACCAGCATCTACGGCCGCACCCTGTCCGACGCGGTCGAGGTCGACGGGCGCACCATCGAAGCGGGCGAGATGCTCTCCCTGGAAGACGTCAAGGCGATCACCAAGAGCGCCAAGGCCCTCCAGAGCGTGTTCATCCGCACGCCCCTGAACTGCCGCGTCAAGAGCGGCGTGTGCCAGAAGTGCTACGGCTACGACCTCTCGCAGGCCAAGCCCGTCAGCATGGGCGAAGCGGTCGGCGTCGTCGCCGCCGAATCCATCGGCGAGCCCGGCACGCAGCTCACCATGCGCACCTTCCACACCGGTGGGGTCGCCGGCAGCGGCGGCGGGGACATCACCATGGGTCTGCCCCGCGTGATCGAACTGTTCGAAGCCCGCAAGCCCAAGACCTCGGCGGCCGTGGCCGACCGTGACGGCGTGGTGCGCATCGAGGAGGACGAGGAACGCTACCTCGTGCGCATCGAGGCCGACGACGACCAGTACTCCAGCAAGACCGCCATGAAGATCAGCAAGGGCCTGCGCATGATCGTCAAGGACGGCGACCGCGTCGAAGCCGGTCAGCCCCTCACGCGCGGCGCCATCAACCCCCACGACCTCCTGCTGTACAAGGACACCGACGCCGCCCAGCGCTACCTGGTGGAAGAAGTGCAGCGCGTATACCGCAGCCAGGGCGTGAAGGTGCACGACAAGCACATCGAAGTCATCGTGCGCCAGATGCTCCGCTGGGTCGAGATCACCGACGGCGGCGACACCGAACTGCTCGAAGGGCAGACCGTGGAACGCTGGGAAGTCGACCAGGCCAACGACCTGCTCGAGGAAGGCCAGACCCCCAGCTCCTGGAAGCCCGTCCTGCTGGGCATCACCAAGAGCAGCCTGACCACCAAGAGCTGGCTGTCCGCCGCGAGCTTCCAGCACACCACCCACGTGCTGACCGAGGCCAGCATGAAGGGCCAGGTCGACGACCTGATCGGCCTGAAGGAGAACGTCATCCTCGGGAAGCTGATTCCCGCCGGGACGGGCCTCCAGACGGTGCGGGACATGCAGGTCGCCGACGAGCGCACCCTCGAGA
- a CDS encoding tetratricopeptide repeat protein — MDALAPYLPLIYTILRGLALIGLIHAIVTRQQVYWIVMLLFGALFGGLFGLAFAAVYTFMVLIPAARGGGRVAGQAVARGVEALKPLDTRIREAHERLTESDTLQHRADLAALQARAGRPDDAQATLAPLLSGIYADDPVVLLTSAELDLARGDFSAAEGKLTRVDLRTSAATRTRTLTLLAQAQAAQGKPDADQTYRDAITGATTEEPRARYAAYLIGQGRAADARTLLDQIAKTESRATNLYKRQEREWFQMAAGLRKELK; from the coding sequence GTGGACGCCCTTGCCCCCTACCTGCCGCTGATCTACACCATCCTGCGCGGTCTGGCCCTGATCGGTCTGATCCACGCGATCGTCACGCGGCAGCAGGTGTACTGGATCGTCATGCTGCTGTTCGGCGCGCTGTTCGGCGGCCTGTTCGGACTGGCGTTCGCCGCCGTGTACACCTTCATGGTCCTGATCCCCGCCGCGCGCGGGGGCGGCCGCGTGGCCGGGCAGGCCGTGGCGCGCGGCGTCGAGGCCCTCAAGCCCCTGGACACCCGCATCCGCGAGGCGCATGAGCGCCTGACCGAGAGTGATACCCTCCAGCACCGCGCGGACCTGGCCGCGCTGCAGGCCCGCGCGGGTCGCCCGGACGACGCACAGGCCACCCTCGCGCCCCTGCTGAGTGGCATCTACGCCGACGACCCGGTCGTGCTGCTCACCAGCGCCGAACTCGACCTCGCCCGGGGCGACTTCAGCGCCGCCGAGGGCAAACTCACCCGCGTGGACCTGCGCACCAGCGCCGCCACCCGCACCCGGACCCTCACCCTGCTGGCGCAGGCGCAGGCCGCCCAGGGCAAACCCGACGCCGACCAGACGTACCGCGACGCCATCACGGGCGCCACCACCGAGGAACCCCGCGCCCGCTACGCCGCGTACCTGATCGGCCAGGGCCGCGCCGCCGACGCCCGCACCCTGCTCGACCAGATCGCCAAGACCGAATCGCGCGCCACGAATCTGTACAAGCGCCAGGAACGCGAGTGGTTCCAGATGGCCGCCGGGCTGCGCAAAGAGCTGAAGTGA